In a genomic window of Scyliorhinus torazame isolate Kashiwa2021f chromosome 5, sScyTor2.1, whole genome shotgun sequence:
- the LOC140419405 gene encoding uncharacterized protein: MEKQWKCGDCGKGFRFPSKLEIHRRIHTGVRPFTCSQCGKGFSQVSNLQSHQRIHTGEKPFTCSQCGKGFIQVSNLRKHQRVHTGERPFTCSQCGKGFTQGSNLQSHQRVHTGERPFTCSQCGKGFTELSNLRKHQRLHTGEMSFICSRCGEGFSQLSHLRKHRRVHTGEKPFTCSQCGKGFTQATNLQSHHRVHTGERPFICSQCGKGFSQVSNLRRHQRVHTAERPSTSQCETGLHVSLHLL; encoded by the coding sequence atggagaaacagtggaaatgtggggactgtgggaagggattcagattcccatctaagctggagattcatcgacgcattcacactggggtgaggccattcacctgctctcagtgtgggaaaggatttagtcaagtatccaacctgcagtcacaccagcgaattcacactggggagaagccattcacctgctctcagtgtgggaaaggatttattcaagtatccaacctgcggaaacaccagcgagttcacactggggagaggccattcacctgctctcagtgtgggaaaggatttactcaaggatccaacctgcagtcacaccagcgagttcacaccggagagaggccgttcacctgctctcagtgtgggaaaggatttactgaactATCCAACCTACGgaaacaccagcgacttcacactggggagatgtcgttcatctgctctcggtgtggggagggattcagtcagttatcccacctgcggaaacatcggcgagttcacactggggagaagccattcacctgctctcagtgtgggaaggggtttactCAAGCaaccaacctgcagtcacaccaccgggttcacactggagagagaccattcatctgctctcagtgtgggaaaggatttagtcaagtatccaacctgcggagacaccagcgagttcacactgcggagaggccgTCCACTTCTCAATGTGAGACAGGATTGCATGTTTCATTGCACCTActttga